The Synechococcus sp. CC9605 sequence CAACGCCGGCGATCCGTGCCACGTTCGTTCAGTTGAAAAGGACAGATACCTCCGAGGTCCTGGAGGCGAGGAATGTTTCAGAACAGCTGGGGATCAGCCCTGGCGCTGTTTGTGCTTGGGGTTGGCGCAAATGACCATGACCTTGCCGTGGCGACGGATCACCCGGCACTTGTCACACATTTTTTTCACTGAGCTGCGCACCTTCATGAGGCGTGGCTCTCCAAATTTCCAAACGGTAACGGTACCATGCCGGTCAACCAAGAATGGAATCGATCCGCTTGGTGATCTCCTCGACTGTGCCCTGGGCGGGGACGGAAACCAGGAGACCCTTATCGCTGTAAAAGCGAATCAGGGGTGAGGTTTTCTCGCGGTAAACCTCCAGGCGATTGCGGATCACCGCTTCGTTGTCGTCGGCGCGACAGCGGGCCAGCAGCCGTTCAATCAAAACGGCGTCATCCAGCTCCAGCAGAACCACGGCCTGGATGGGTTGCTGCAATTCGGCCAGCAGGGGTTCGAGGGCTTCAGCCTGGGGCACCGTGCGGGGGAACCCATCCAGCAGCCAGCCATCTGTGGTGAGTGCCTTCATCTGGCTTTCCACAATCGCCAGCACGAGGGCGTCGCTCACCAGCTCGCCGCGGTTCATCACCGCTTCAGCTTCTTTGCCCAGATCGCTGCCGGCTGCCACTTCAGAGCGCAGCAGATCGCCTGTGGATAGATGCTTCATGCTGTTGGCATCGCACAGCCGAGCAGCCTGTGTGCCTTTGCCGGCTCCGGGAGGACCAAGAAAGAGCAAGCGATTTTTCATGGTTGCGTAAGCGTGAGGTGACGTGAACGGAAGGTGCGCTGCCCAGCAGCGCTCACTGGCGAACGAGGCCTTCGTAGCGTTGTGAGATCACATAGGTCTGCACCTGCTTGGCCGTGTCGATGGCCACACCGACCAGGATCAGCAGTGACGTGGCGCCAAGCCCCTGGAAGGTCTGAACATTGGTGGCGCGTTCGACGGCCGCAGGAATGATGGCGACGGCGCCGAGGAACAGACCACCCAGCAAGGTGAGGCGGTTCTGGACTCCTGAGAGATAGGTGGCCGTGGCGCTGCCGGGGCGAACGCCTGGAATCGCCACACCACCCCGTTTCAGGTTGGTGGCGATGTCAGAGGGATTCACCGTGAGAGATGAGTAGAAATAAGAGAAGCCCAGGATCAATGCAAAAAAGGTGAGCGCGTACGGCCAAGGGTTCGCAGCCCCAGGATTCAGGGCACTGGCTGCACGGATCAACCACTCACTCTTGGTGAGATTGGCGATGGTGACCGGCAGGAAAATCAGGGCTGAGGCGAAGATGATCGGCATCACACCGCCGGCATTCAGCTTGAGCGGCAGATAGCTCTGACGCGTGGGGAGAACACCTGGTCCACCCACTTGGCGCTTGGCACTGACGATGGGGATACGGCGAGCCCCCTCCTGCACAAAGATGATTCCAACGATCGTGGCCAGGAACACCAGCACCAGAACAATGATGCCCAGCACGGTGTCGCGGTCACCGGTTTGAGCGGCTTCGATCGTGGCGCCGAGGGTGCGGGGCAGGGTGGCGACGATGTTCAGAAAAATCACCAGGGATGCGCCCTGGCCGATGCCCCGCTCCGTGATCACTTCACTTAGCCACATCACTACCATTGAGCCGGTGACAAGGGCCAGTGCGGTCTGCACCACAAAGGTCACCTCGCTGAGGCCTTCCACGGCGTATTGGCGCAGGATCATGGCGAAGACCACGCTCTGCACAAGACCCCATCCCAGCGCCACATAGCGTGTGATCTGGGCGATCTTGCGTCGGCCGGCCTCGCCCTCATTCTTCTGGAGGTCTTCCAGCTGCGGCAACGCTGCGGTCAGCAGCTGAAGGATGATCGAGGCATTGATGAAGGGCAGGATCCCCAGGGCAAAGATGCCCAGGGTGGAGATCCCTCCGC is a genomic window containing:
- the rpmJ gene encoding 50S ribosomal protein L36, which gives rise to MKVRSSVKKMCDKCRVIRRHGKVMVICANPKHKQRQG
- a CDS encoding adenylate kinase, which codes for MKNRLLFLGPPGAGKGTQAARLCDANSMKHLSTGDLLRSEVAAGSDLGKEAEAVMNRGELVSDALVLAIVESQMKALTTDGWLLDGFPRTVPQAEALEPLLAELQQPIQAVVLLELDDAVLIERLLARCRADDNEAVIRNRLEVYREKTSPLIRFYSDKGLLVSVPAQGTVEEITKRIDSILG
- the secY gene encoding preprotein translocase subunit SecY; translated protein: MLVSRGRNPNASEVIGQLITNPGLRSRVLTTLGLLLLVRLGIYIPMPGIDREAFKQFIDQGGQLIGFLDIFTGGGISTLGIFALGILPFINASIILQLLTAALPQLEDLQKNEGEAGRRKIAQITRYVALGWGLVQSVVFAMILRQYAVEGLSEVTFVVQTALALVTGSMVVMWLSEVITERGIGQGASLVIFLNIVATLPRTLGATIEAAQTGDRDTVLGIIVLVLVFLATIVGIIFVQEGARRIPIVSAKRQVGGPGVLPTRQSYLPLKLNAGGVMPIIFASALIFLPVTIANLTKSEWLIRAASALNPGAANPWPYALTFFALILGFSYFYSSLTVNPSDIATNLKRGGVAIPGVRPGSATATYLSGVQNRLTLLGGLFLGAVAIIPAAVERATNVQTFQGLGATSLLILVGVAIDTAKQVQTYVISQRYEGLVRQ